A single Nycticebus coucang isolate mNycCou1 chromosome 16, mNycCou1.pri, whole genome shotgun sequence DNA region contains:
- the TEX55 gene encoding testis-specific expressed protein 55 — MEEPPEEARGESWESETTDFPSAADYTDGQEEDDQKNQAEGEARDQTDHRIAGQSASRVSDQAEANTVGQADDKVSEHHGLNTSGQADHSASNLVNVADLTALDVAEQLLSGQTEEEAAEHEQIEGDKVGVLLDGETPGEMEQRWSILSDQKTSIQTDHLMSMDAERLDSEQVDSTLSSQAEGQNEKMPLKLSGLDKSRPSEQTDGMLSMPSDQRVSEQLDHRMSIQAEKRTHEQIDYRLSGLVDHKPKTRYQPPQLPKRQADQLPVKADSSESDQSHHLLDTQDDQKEEYPSDDEMLGQPEDSEDKEADSIVQPYQFEDSQIDLNFKLSDEVENEIESIAMSQCHPANAKITSNFQADQKLSQESLSTSSKEGNVTNQENTQAIETSPVS; from the coding sequence ATGGAAGAACCTCCGGAAGAGGCTCGGGGCGAATCCTGGGAATCTGAAACCACAGATTTTCCCTCAGCTGCTGATTACACTGATGGCCAGGAAGAAGATGACCAGAAGAACCAGGCCGAGGGAGAGGCACGTGACCAAACGGATCACAGGATAGCTGGCCAAAGTGCCAGCAGAGTGTCTGACCAGGCTGAAGCAAACACAGTTGGCCAAGCTGATGACAAAGTGTCTGAACACCATGGACTTAATACCTCTGGTCAGGCAGACCACAGTGCATCCAACCTTGTTAATGTCGCTGACCTTACAGCCCTTGATGTGGCTGAACAATTACTGTCTGGACAGACTGAAGAGGAGGCAGCTGAGCATGAACAGATTGAGGGTGACAAGGTAGGTGTCCTGCTTGATGGAGAAACTCCTGGAGAGATGGAACAAAGATGGTCCATACTGTCTGACCAAAAGACTTCTATACAGACTGATCACCTAATGTCCATGGATGCTGAGAGATTAGATTCTGAGCAGGTTGACAGCACACTGTCCAGCCAAGCTGAGGGACAAAATGAGAAGATGCCCCTCAAATTATCTGGCCTGGATAAGAgcagaccttctgaacagacagATGGTATGTTGTCCATGCCATCTGACCAAAGAGTTTCTGAACAGCTTGACCACAGAATGTCAATCCAGGCTGAGAAAAGGACTCATGAGCAGATTGACTACAGATTGTCTGGGCTGGTTGATCATAAACCAAAGACTCGCTACCAACCCCCTCAACTACCTAAACGCCAGGCTGATCAACTTCCAGTTAAGGCTGACTCCAGTGAATCTGACCAGAGTCACCACTTACTTGACACACAAGATGATCAGAAGGAAGAATACCCGTCTGATGATGAAATGCTTGGCCAGCCTGAGGATAGCGAGGACAAAGAGGCAGACTCCATAGTACAACCTTACCAATTTGAGGATAGCCAAATAGATCTCAATTTCAAGCTTTCAGATGaagtagaaaatgaaattgaaagtatAGCCATGAGCCAATGCCACCCAGCTAATGCCAAAATCACCAGTAATTTCCAAGCAGATCAAAAATTGTCCCAAGAATCCCTCTCCACCTCATCTAAAGAGGGCAATGTCACCAATCAAGAAAATACTCAAGCCATAGAAACCAGCCCTGTAAGTTAA